In the Constrictibacter sp. MBR-5 genome, one interval contains:
- a CDS encoding circularly permuted type 2 ATP-grasp protein codes for MSIGYDEMAAGKGVLRTHWRSLIGTMASLPQGVMAERAARARALFAEADEFLSIYGHDEQRPSWSFDLLPLIIPEQEWASIEAGLTQRARLLDLILRDLYGPQRLIADGTVPPGLVFNNPEFLRPARHLLPEDRPHLHVYAADLVRLADGRWRVFADRTQTPGGIGYALRNRSIMARTFPEAFRAAPVRRLRPFIDLWKATLQGLGQGDADPRIVLLTPGPYNHAYFEHVHLAREMGITLVQGSDLTVRSDGVYLKTLDGLLPVHVIYRRVDGGYCDPLELKADSALGVAGLLGALRAGHAAMVNLPGTALVETPAFAPFLPQLSRLLLDQELAMASVRTWWCGQAVGRAAFDAAPADFVLRPTFGTDPEPHTVADMSQRDRTALRAKVEADPEGWVALERVQHSTVPTLGPDGMEPRPLLLRVTLIRHGEHWAVLPGGAARTVDGDALHRGSLRHGGVAKDVWVLTAEDEYAFIPALARSGTAFTRPPGIVQSRSADDLFWLGRQVERIDIGARQLRAAINRLSAGTLGPRDMVELHQLARALHTAGWLSATDAAFPVDGRGFADAVLAAAAGSAMRHRVDATRQIAFGVRDRLSADMWRSLNHLNTAVLGNLESADGDMDRLLAGLDDLIRTLAAFSGLAAENMTRGAAWRFLDIGRRIERGIGIASAIEAVLTGTPAQSVVGLRLALELCDSVITYQTRYPAEPRAAPVIDLVVTDGANPRALIYQLDRIVEHIAVVTAEGATEHVAATAVRDAVGTFPIAGIEAEDDRVELEPVIDMLDKAAGGLMELSDLLTRTFFSHVAATADRAATRQKVAAR; via the coding sequence TTGAGCATCGGTTACGACGAGATGGCGGCTGGCAAGGGCGTTCTCAGAACGCACTGGCGGAGCCTGATCGGCACGATGGCGTCGCTGCCGCAGGGGGTGATGGCCGAGCGCGCGGCACGCGCACGCGCCCTGTTCGCCGAGGCGGACGAGTTCCTCTCCATCTACGGCCACGATGAGCAGCGGCCGTCCTGGAGCTTCGACCTGCTGCCGTTGATCATTCCGGAGCAGGAATGGGCCTCAATAGAGGCGGGCCTGACCCAGCGCGCCCGGCTGCTCGACCTCATTCTGCGCGATCTCTACGGTCCGCAGCGGCTGATCGCCGACGGGACGGTGCCGCCCGGGCTGGTGTTCAACAATCCGGAGTTCCTGCGGCCGGCGCGCCACCTGCTGCCGGAGGATCGGCCGCACTTGCACGTCTACGCGGCGGATCTCGTGCGCCTAGCCGACGGCCGCTGGCGCGTCTTCGCCGACCGCACCCAGACGCCGGGCGGCATCGGCTATGCGCTCCGTAACCGCTCGATCATGGCCCGCACCTTTCCCGAGGCCTTCCGTGCGGCACCCGTGCGCCGGCTACGGCCGTTCATCGACCTGTGGAAGGCGACGCTGCAGGGGCTCGGACAAGGCGACGCCGATCCCAGGATCGTCCTGCTGACCCCCGGCCCCTACAACCACGCCTATTTCGAGCACGTGCACCTGGCGCGGGAGATGGGCATCACGCTGGTGCAGGGTTCGGATCTGACCGTCCGCAGCGACGGCGTGTACCTGAAGACGCTCGACGGCCTCCTGCCGGTCCACGTGATCTATCGCCGGGTCGACGGCGGCTATTGCGATCCGCTGGAGTTGAAGGCCGATTCGGCGCTCGGGGTGGCCGGACTGCTCGGCGCGCTGCGCGCCGGCCATGCGGCGATGGTGAACCTGCCGGGCACGGCGCTGGTCGAGACGCCCGCCTTCGCGCCGTTCCTGCCGCAGCTGTCGCGGCTGCTGCTCGACCAGGAACTGGCCATGGCCTCCGTCCGGACATGGTGGTGCGGACAGGCCGTCGGGCGGGCGGCCTTCGACGCCGCGCCGGCGGATTTCGTCCTGCGGCCCACCTTCGGCACGGACCCCGAACCGCACACCGTCGCGGACATGAGCCAGCGCGACCGCACGGCGCTGCGTGCCAAGGTCGAGGCGGATCCCGAAGGCTGGGTCGCCCTCGAGCGCGTCCAACACAGCACCGTCCCGACCCTCGGACCCGACGGCATGGAGCCGCGTCCGCTGCTGCTGCGGGTCACGCTCATACGGCACGGCGAGCACTGGGCGGTCTTGCCGGGCGGTGCGGCGCGGACGGTGGACGGCGATGCCCTTCACCGCGGCTCGCTCCGACACGGCGGCGTCGCGAAGGACGTATGGGTGCTCACCGCCGAGGACGAGTATGCCTTCATCCCGGCACTGGCCCGGTCGGGAACGGCGTTCACGCGGCCGCCTGGCATCGTGCAGAGCCGCAGCGCCGACGACCTGTTCTGGCTGGGCCGGCAGGTCGAGCGCATCGACATCGGCGCCCGGCAGCTCCGCGCCGCGATCAATCGGCTGTCTGCGGGAACGCTTGGCCCGCGCGACATGGTCGAGTTGCACCAGCTGGCACGGGCGCTTCACACCGCCGGCTGGCTAAGCGCCACCGACGCCGCCTTCCCCGTCGACGGCCGGGGCTTCGCCGATGCCGTTCTGGCCGCGGCGGCGGGAAGCGCGATGCGCCACCGTGTCGACGCGACCCGCCAGATCGCCTTCGGCGTCCGCGACCGGCTTTCCGCGGACATGTGGCGCAGCCTGAACCACCTCAACACCGCGGTCCTCGGTAACCTCGAGTCCGCCGACGGGGACATGGATCGCCTCCTGGCGGGGCTCGACGACCTGATCCGGACGCTCGCCGCCTTCTCTGGACTGGCCGCGGAGAACATGACGCGCGGCGCGGCATGGCGCTTCCTCGACATCGGCCGGCGCATCGAGCGCGGGATCGGCATCGCCAGCGCCATCGAGGCCGTCCTCACCGGCACGCCGGCGCAGTCGGTCGTCGGGCTGCGCCTGGCGCTGGAACTCTGCGACTCGGTCATCACCTACCAGACCCGCTATCCGGCGGAGCCGCGGGCCGCCCCCGTGATCGATCTGGTCGTGACCGACGGTGCCAATCCGCGCGCGCTGATCTATCAGCTCGACCGGATCGTGGAGCACATCGCCGTCGTGACCGCCGAAGGGGCCACCGAGCACGTTGCAGCGACCGCCGTCCGCGACGCCGTCGGCACCTTTCCCATCGCCGGCATCGAAGCCGAGGACGACCGGGTGGAACTCGAACCGGTCATCGACATGCTGGACAAGGCGGCGGGCGGTCTCATGGAACTTTCGGACCTGCTGACGCGCACCTTCTTCTCGCATGTCGCGGCGACAGCCGATCGCGCGGCGACCCGGCAGAAGGTCGCGGCGCGATGA
- a CDS encoding DNA topoisomerase IB, whose product MNATAIDLSSTDGPAAARDAGLVYVADDQPGITRRRAGKGFSYRDPDGKPIRDATLLQRLRALAVPPAWTDVWMCASPRGHIQATGRDARGRKQYRYHPRWREVRDETKYHRMVAFARALPGIRERVSADLSRRGLPREKVLATVVRLLETSLIRVGNREYARDNKSFGLTTLRDRHARIEGSEIQFRFRAKSGIHRELTLRDRRLARIVKACQDVPGQELFQYLDADGSRHSVGSAEVNAYLREISGVDFTAKDFRTWAGTVLAALALQAFETFDTEAAAKRNVTRAIETVAARLGNTVAICRKCYVHPEVVNAYLDGTLLESVQRQVESDLSEGLEGLSGEEAAVLAFLQTRLQEEAGKMRAAG is encoded by the coding sequence ATGAACGCCACAGCCATAGATCTCTCGTCCACGGACGGTCCTGCCGCGGCGCGCGATGCCGGGCTCGTCTATGTCGCCGACGATCAGCCCGGCATCACGCGCCGCCGTGCCGGAAAGGGCTTCAGCTATCGCGATCCGGACGGCAAGCCGATTCGCGACGCGACGTTACTGCAGCGCTTGCGTGCGCTGGCCGTGCCGCCCGCATGGACCGACGTCTGGATGTGCGCGAGCCCACGCGGCCACATTCAGGCGACCGGCCGCGATGCGCGCGGCCGCAAGCAGTACCGCTATCACCCGCGCTGGCGCGAGGTGCGCGACGAGACGAAGTATCATCGGATGGTCGCGTTCGCGCGGGCGCTGCCGGGCATCCGCGAACGCGTGTCAGCCGACTTGTCGCGGCGCGGCCTGCCGCGCGAGAAGGTCCTGGCGACGGTCGTGCGCCTGCTCGAAACCTCGCTGATCCGCGTCGGCAACCGCGAGTATGCCCGTGACAACAAGAGTTTCGGCCTGACGACGCTGCGCGACCGGCACGCCCGGATCGAAGGTTCGGAGATCCAGTTCCGGTTCCGCGCGAAGTCCGGGATTCATCGGGAACTGACCCTGCGCGACCGGCGCCTGGCGCGCATCGTCAAGGCCTGCCAGGACGTGCCGGGGCAGGAGCTCTTCCAGTATCTCGATGCCGACGGATCCCGGCATTCGGTCGGTTCGGCCGAGGTCAACGCCTATCTGCGCGAGATCAGCGGCGTGGACTTCACCGCGAAGGATTTCCGGACCTGGGCCGGGACGGTGCTCGCCGCGCTGGCGCTGCAGGCCTTCGAGACCTTCGACACCGAGGCCGCCGCCAAGCGCAACGTCACCCGCGCCATCGAGACCGTCGCGGCGCGCCTGGGCAACACCGTTGCGATCTGCCGGAAGTGCTACGTCCATCCCGAGGTCGTGAACGCCTACCTGGACGGGACTCTGCTCGAATCGGTCCAGCGCCAGGTCGAGAGCGACCTGTCCGAAGGCCTCGAAGGGCTCTCGGGGGAGGAGGCGGCGGTGCTCGCCTTCCTGCAGACCCGCCTGCAGGAAGAGGCCGGCAAGATGCGCGCTGCCGGTTAA
- a CDS encoding L,D-transpeptidase family protein yields MRFLGRAVLMCALAAPGAAWVPGPAAATAAETFAAPATIGGAATTAIGTLLREPGVGTGLRDVRLLDAFYRALGYRPAWQGQSGWTEDAHRVVRRLRDAGTHGLDAADYASDALNNMLAAAPSRAGAARDDIALTVAMLRFLDHASNGRIKPSLAGWKVWFHPRSAFAVEAATAVAGGRIADYLDRAGPPDARYAALRRERARYAELAADASYPLLGDGPTLRPGDTDPAVGVVRRQLAIFGDLPSAPSMVGHAPRDGGQWRQPQFLLASAETGASVSGDEDLLYFGESLEQGVQAFQRRHGLAVDGVVGPATRRALDKTPADRLRQIDLGLERLRWLPAQRGARHVIVNIPAAELTAFENGVERLRMPVVTGQADWETPVFSDEIVNLKFAPTWTIPYNIVRDETLAHVRRDPGYLTANKIRVLWRGEEVDPWTVDWHSAGPGDFTFRQDSGPSSALGGVRFSLTNDFSIYLHDTPSKRYFGRAARALSHGCVRVGDPVALAEFLLAPQGGWDAQRIRAEMNGSRERFQNVRPPVPVHMVYITAWAEDGPVQFRNDVYGLDRKLADLLDARTRGRSS; encoded by the coding sequence ATGCGTTTCCTGGGACGAGCGGTCCTGATGTGCGCGCTGGCGGCGCCCGGTGCGGCATGGGTGCCCGGCCCCGCTGCCGCCACGGCGGCGGAGACGTTTGCGGCTCCGGCGACGATCGGCGGCGCGGCGACGACGGCGATCGGCACTCTTCTCCGCGAGCCGGGCGTCGGCACCGGCTTGCGGGACGTACGATTGCTCGACGCGTTCTATCGTGCGCTCGGATATCGCCCCGCTTGGCAGGGCCAGTCCGGCTGGACGGAGGACGCCCACCGCGTGGTGCGTCGCCTGCGCGACGCCGGCACGCACGGGCTGGACGCAGCGGACTATGCGTCCGACGCGCTGAACAACATGTTGGCGGCGGCGCCGTCACGTGCGGGTGCTGCGCGGGACGACATCGCGCTGACTGTCGCCATGCTGCGCTTCCTCGACCACGCGTCGAACGGACGGATCAAGCCGAGCCTCGCCGGTTGGAAAGTATGGTTCCATCCGCGCTCGGCGTTCGCCGTCGAGGCTGCTACCGCGGTCGCAGGTGGTCGCATCGCCGACTATCTCGATCGGGCGGGGCCGCCCGACGCGCGTTATGCGGCACTTCGCCGCGAACGGGCGCGATACGCCGAACTGGCGGCCGACGCGTCCTATCCGTTGCTGGGGGATGGCCCGACGCTTCGGCCGGGCGATACCGATCCGGCCGTCGGGGTGGTACGACGCCAACTCGCGATCTTCGGCGATCTCCCGTCGGCGCCGTCGATGGTCGGACACGCGCCGCGTGACGGCGGCCAGTGGCGCCAGCCCCAGTTCCTGCTGGCCTCTGCCGAGACGGGCGCCTCCGTCAGCGGGGACGAGGATCTCCTCTATTTCGGCGAATCCCTGGAGCAGGGTGTTCAGGCCTTCCAGCGGCGCCATGGCCTCGCAGTGGACGGCGTCGTCGGGCCGGCCACCCGGCGTGCCCTGGACAAGACGCCGGCAGACCGTCTGCGCCAGATCGACCTGGGGCTGGAACGCCTCCGCTGGCTTCCGGCGCAGCGTGGCGCGCGGCACGTAATCGTCAACATTCCGGCGGCGGAACTGACGGCCTTCGAGAATGGCGTCGAACGGTTGCGCATGCCCGTGGTCACGGGTCAGGCCGACTGGGAGACCCCGGTCTTCAGCGACGAGATCGTCAATCTGAAGTTCGCGCCGACCTGGACGATCCCCTACAACATCGTGCGCGACGAGACCCTTGCCCATGTCCGCCGCGACCCGGGCTACCTGACGGCCAATAAGATCCGCGTGCTGTGGCGCGGCGAGGAGGTCGATCCCTGGACGGTCGACTGGCACAGTGCCGGTCCTGGCGACTTCACCTTCCGGCAGGATTCCGGTCCGTCGAGCGCACTCGGCGGCGTACGCTTCTCGCTCACCAACGATTTCAGCATCTATCTGCACGACACGCCGTCCAAGCGCTACTTCGGCCGGGCGGCGCGCGCCCTCAGCCACGGCTGCGTGCGGGTGGGCGACCCCGTGGCGCTCGCCGAGTTCCTGCTCGCCCCGCAGGGCGGATGGGACGCGCAGCGCATCCGCGCCGAGATGAACGGCTCGCGCGAGCGGTTCCAGAACGTGCGCCCGCCGGTGCCGGTGCACATGGTCTACATCACGGCCTGGGCGGAAGATGGTCCGGTGCAGTTCCGCAACGACGTTTACGGCCTCGACCGTAAGCTGGCCGACTTGCTGGATGCGCGCACCCGCGGGCGCTCGTCCTGA
- a CDS encoding periplasmic heavy metal sensor, translating to MRIARFWVVGGVAAIVLLLAGNLFMAGTLLGHGLFARGGEAPEAPITRFLRTVPTEARPVLRAVFLDHREDLRARFGDLVSARRRMTDLLAAPQVDDAATAEAMSDLRAATAELQAVLHEVLLDAARRLPPDVRAEWWSQPPGGRRSGL from the coding sequence ATGAGGATCGCCCGCTTCTGGGTCGTCGGTGGCGTGGCGGCGATCGTCCTGCTGCTCGCCGGCAATCTGTTCATGGCCGGGACCCTTCTCGGTCACGGCCTCTTCGCCAGGGGAGGGGAAGCGCCCGAAGCGCCGATCACGCGCTTCCTGCGCACCGTGCCGACCGAGGCCCGGCCGGTCCTGCGCGCCGTCTTTCTCGATCACCGTGAGGATCTGCGCGCGCGGTTCGGCGATCTCGTGTCGGCGCGCCGCAGGATGACGGACCTGCTCGCGGCGCCGCAGGTGGACGATGCAGCGACCGCCGAAGCGATGTCCGACCTCCGCGCCGCGACGGCCGAACTCCAGGCCGTCTTGCATGAGGTACTGCTGGATGCCGCCCGCCGGTTGCCCCCGGATGTCCGGGCCGAATGGTGGAGTCAACCGCCGGGTGGACGCCGGAGTGGGCTCTGA
- a CDS encoding RNA polymerase sigma factor produces the protein MHLSPSDDDLVARIGDGDADAYRALVDRHASRVLAVAAGIVGSRALAEDVTQEVFLTVWRKAAGWRSGRARFGTWLHRVAVNRAIDMRDRRAASRVPLDDAAEVADEAPSPTEHAEARQRRVRVGDAVCRLPDAQRTAILLTYSGGLTNAEVAAAMDLSVKAVESLLVRARRSLREALAKAGLAPGEGL, from the coding sequence ATGCACCTGTCTCCGTCCGACGACGATCTCGTCGCGAGAATCGGCGATGGCGACGCGGACGCGTACCGGGCGCTGGTCGACCGGCATGCGTCGCGCGTGCTGGCCGTCGCCGCGGGCATCGTCGGATCGCGGGCGCTGGCGGAGGACGTCACGCAGGAGGTGTTCCTGACCGTGTGGCGGAAGGCTGCCGGATGGCGCTCTGGCCGCGCACGCTTCGGGACCTGGCTGCACCGCGTGGCGGTGAACCGGGCGATCGACATGCGCGACCGCCGCGCCGCAAGCCGGGTTCCGCTGGACGACGCCGCGGAAGTCGCGGACGAGGCACCGTCCCCGACGGAGCATGCCGAGGCACGGCAGCGCCGGGTCCGCGTCGGGGATGCGGTGTGCCGCCTGCCGGACGCACAGCGCACCGCGATCCTGCTGACCTACTCCGGCGGATTGACGAACGCGGAGGTGGCCGCCGCGATGGACCTGTCGGTGAAGGCGGTCGAATCGCTGCTCGTGCGGGCGCGCCGGTCGCTGCGCGAGGCATTGGCGAAGGCTGGACTGGCGCCCGGGGAGGGGCTCTGA
- a CDS encoding DUF4112 domain-containing protein produces the protein MDRDPYGQSSGGRSRAEIAAEVRRLEQLARAMDSLFALPGTSFRIGLDGIMGLIPGIGDTAGAAIALYLVYAAHRLGAPKSLIARMLWNVGIDTVAGAVPVIGDVFDFAWKANRRNMDLLRRHLRDRGLTD, from the coding sequence GTGGATCGGGACCCTTACGGCCAGAGCAGCGGCGGGCGGAGCCGCGCCGAGATCGCAGCGGAAGTCCGGCGCCTGGAACAGCTCGCCCGCGCGATGGATTCCCTGTTCGCCCTGCCCGGGACGTCGTTTCGCATCGGCCTGGACGGGATCATGGGGCTGATCCCGGGCATAGGCGACACGGCCGGTGCCGCCATCGCCCTCTATCTGGTCTATGCGGCGCACCGCCTCGGCGCACCGAAGTCTCTCATCGCCCGCATGCTCTGGAACGTCGGCATCGACACTGTCGCCGGCGCGGTGCCGGTGATCGGCGACGTATTCGACTTCGCCTGGAAAGCGAACCGCCGGAACATGGACCTGCTCCGGCGGCATCTTCGCGATCGGGGCCTGACAGACTAG
- a CDS encoding transglutaminase family protein → MTGYRIRHRTHYDYGATVDLSYHLLRLTPPDTDRQSLLGRRLDISPAPAAIRTMRDHFGNRVEWITLEATHEALTVEQEVTVEVRGHGIEPNVSTPAWEEIRASVSGDGFPAQPIEAEYAYTSPYAVPVPSVVAYASMSFPAGRTMLEGVRDLTARIRRDFTYVPGSTELTTPVAAVMKGRRGVCQDFAHVMIAGLRAIGLPARYVSGYLRTYPPAGGAELRGADATHAWVSVWCGPDLGWVETDPTNDMLVEDEHIVLAYGRDFGDISPLRGVILGGGEHEPRVEVTVTPLPEP, encoded by the coding sequence ATGACCGGCTACAGGATCCGTCATCGTACCCACTACGACTACGGCGCGACCGTCGACCTCAGCTACCACCTGCTGCGCCTCACCCCGCCGGATACGGATCGTCAGTCGCTGCTTGGCCGGCGGCTGGACATATCGCCCGCCCCGGCCGCCATCCGGACGATGCGCGACCATTTCGGCAACCGCGTCGAATGGATCACGCTGGAAGCCACCCACGAGGCGCTGACCGTCGAACAGGAAGTGACGGTCGAGGTGCGCGGCCACGGGATCGAGCCGAATGTCTCCACCCCCGCCTGGGAGGAGATACGCGCCTCGGTTTCCGGCGACGGTTTCCCGGCACAGCCGATCGAGGCCGAATATGCCTACACCTCCCCATACGCCGTGCCGGTGCCCTCGGTCGTCGCCTATGCGTCGATGTCGTTCCCCGCGGGCCGCACCATGCTGGAGGGCGTGCGCGACCTGACGGCGCGGATCCGACGGGATTTCACCTATGTTCCCGGTTCCACCGAACTGACCACACCCGTTGCTGCCGTGATGAAGGGGCGGCGCGGGGTCTGCCAGGATTTCGCGCATGTCATGATCGCCGGCCTTCGGGCGATCGGCCTGCCGGCGCGCTACGTCTCGGGCTATCTGCGGACCTATCCGCCTGCCGGTGGCGCAGAACTCCGCGGTGCCGATGCGACCCACGCGTGGGTTTCGGTTTGGTGCGGGCCCGACCTCGGCTGGGTCGAGACGGACCCGACGAACGACATGCTGGTCGAGGACGAGCACATCGTCCTGGCCTACGGGCGTGACTTCGGCGACATCAGCCCGTTGCGCGGCGTCATCCTCGGCGGCGGCGAGCACGAGCCGCGGGTCGAGGTGACCGTGACGCCGCTGCCGGAACCTTAA